From the Thamnophis elegans isolate rThaEle1 chromosome 11, rThaEle1.pri, whole genome shotgun sequence genome, one window contains:
- the ITPA gene encoding inosine triphosphate pyrophosphatase isoform X2, with the protein MAMLPAAGRSVVFVTGNVKKLEEVIQILGDSFPYKLVAKKLDLPEYQGEPDDISTQKCLEASKQIQGPVIVEDTCLCFTALGGLPGPYIKWFLEKLKPEGLYKLLAGFEDKSAYALCTFAFSTGNPDDPVKLFKGQTQVSSFAGLNVVA; encoded by the exons ATGGCGATGTTACCGGCGGCTGGCCGAAGCGTGGTGTTTGTCACCGGCAACGTTAAGAAACTGGAGGAG GTGATTCAGATTCTAGGTGACTCCTTTCCATACAAATTGGTGGCAAAGAAACTAGACT TACCTGAGTACCAAGGGGAGCCTGATGATATTTCTACCCAGAAGTGCCTGGAAGCATCAAAGCAG ATTCAGGGACCAGTTATAGTGGAAGATACCTGCTTGTGTTTCACTGCTCTTGGAGGTCTCCCAGGGCCATATAT AAAATGGTTCCTAGAAAAGCTAAAACCAGAAG GTCTCTACAAACTGTTAGCGGGATTTGAAGATAAATCTGCTTACGCTCTCTGCACCTTTGCTTTCAGCACTGGAAATCCAGATGATCCTGTAAAGTTATTCAAAGGCCAAACTCAA
- the EEF1AKNMT gene encoding eEF1A lysine and N-terminal methyltransferase isoform X2 — translation MQERSTQLRPKMTYMVMDVLQMDFPDEHFQVVFDKGTLDALLTDEEETTLNRAERMFAEIGRVLQFGGRYLCVSLAQAHVLKAAVEYFSRKGWMVRVHQVPGQKTGPSEQEFALPVFVYVMTKLRPVPGSVLCILELSTEAQEKPARFKNSEHLIDAVKERQHYSLLQNQLNKNSNVGTISLDLCSKDTGRARYTLHVVHSPKVKVSQDKQFAIFIIPQGRETEWLFGTEEGRKQLAVSAGFWRLVTVALHRNQHYDNMGAIQAELSEKVMELAPAGLPAQQQVPFLSVDGDIGIRTIQHTDTSPFSGEYVIEDVKGSGAFYFRRLIFLSNRNIVQSEARLSSRGSHKGNKQKPKKKKKVAPRDHFKSDAEAACPAIDKSYLCCAHHRTMVAGLCLLKNPEGLPQAQIHMLVIGLGGGSLPLFLHDYFLQCSVDVVEIDSAMLEVATRWFGFSPGDRLKIHIADGLVYVADLTAKAPSSYDVIMFDVDSKDSTLGISCPPPAFVEKTFLQKVRTLLKTEGIFILNLVCRDSLLRGSVLADLKETFPVLYAQKIEGEVNEVIFCQQQGKVKLSSRELQEKGQILEKALQQPGQEWDSTYILADMLETIKLV, via the exons ATGCAGGAACGCAGCACACAACTGAGGCCCAAAATGACTTACATGGTAATGGATGTACTGCAAATGGATTTCCCTGATGAGCATTTCCAGGTGGTGTTTGATAAAGGCACTCTTGATGCTCTCCTGACTGATGAAGAAGAAACCACTCTGAATAGAGCTGAAAGAATGTTTGCTGAAATTGGCCGTGTCTTGCAATTTGGGGGGCGTTACCTATGTGTCTCCTTGGCTCAGGCGCACGTATTGAAGGCAGCCGTGGAATATTTCTCTCGGAAAGGTTGGATGGTTCGAGTACATCAAGTCCCTGGCCAGAAAACAGGACCTTCAGAACAAGAATTTGCTTTGCCTGTCTTTGTTTATGTTATGACAAAGTTAAGACCAGTCCCTGGCTCAGTTTTATGCATTTTGGAGCTCTCTACGGAAGCCCAAGAGAAACCTGCCCGGTTCAAGAACAGCGAGCATCTAATTGATGCAGTGAAGGAGAGGCAACACTATTCTCTGCTGCAGAATCAACTCAATAAGAACTCCAATGTAGGGACCATCTCTCTGGATCTCTGCAGCAAAGACACTGGCCGAGCCCGGTATACTTTACATGTAGTGCATAGCCCAAAGGTGAAAGTGTCACAGGACAAACAATTTGCCATCTTTATCA TCCCACAGGGCAGAGAAACTGAGTGGCTCTTTGGGACGGAGGAGGGACGGAAGCAGTTGGCCGTGAGTGCAGGATTTTGGCGTCTGGTAACTGTGGCCCTACATAGAAATCAACACTATGACAAcatgggagccatccaggcagaactGTCAGAAAAAGTGATGGAACTGGCCCCCGCTGGGCTTCCAGCTCAGCAGCAG GTGCCATTTCTGTCTGTGGACGGAGACATTGGGATCCGCACCATCCAGCATACTGATACTAGTCCTTTTAGCGGGGAGTATGTTATTGAAGACGTCAAAGGAAGTGGTGCTTTCTATTTCCGTCGCCTCATCTTCCTCAGCAACAGGAATATAGTGCAGTCCGAAGCAAGGCTTTCATCCAGGGGATCCCACAAAG GTAACAAGCAGAagccgaagaagaagaagaaagttgcCCCTAGGGACCATTTCAAATCTGATGCTGAAGCTGCCTGTCCGGCCATTGACAAAAGTTACTTGTGTTGTGCTCACCACAGAACTATGGTTGCAGGACTGTGCTTGCTGAAAAACCCTGAAGGTCTTCCAC AAGCCCAGATCCACATGCTTGTGATTGGCCTGGGTGGTGGcagcctccccctcttccttcatgACTACTTCCTGCAGTGCTCTGTTGATGTAGTGGAGATTGATTCTGCCATGCTGGAAGTGGCTACCCGCTGGTTTGGTTTCTCACCAGGAGACAGACTAAAAATCCACATTGCAGATGGCTTAGTTTACGTCGCCGATCTTACAGCAAAAG cTCCATCATCTTATGACGTAATAATGTTTGATGTGGATAGCAAGGACTCAACTTTGGGAATAAGCTGCCCACCACCAGCCTTTGTGGAGAAAACCTTTCTTCAGAAAGTGAGAACGCTTTTGAAAACAGAAG GCATTTTTATTCTCAATCTGGTatgtcgagatagcttgcttcgaGGATCTGTTTTGGCTGACCTCAAAGAGACTTTCCCTGTACTTTACGCTCAGAAGATTGAAGGGGAAGTAAATGAGGTCATCTTTTGCCAACAGCAGGGTAAAGTCAAATTATCTTCCAGAGAACTTCAAGAGAAAGGTCAGATTTTGGAGAAGGCACTTCAGCAACCTGGGCAAGAATGGGATAGCACTTATATCCTGGCCGATATGCTGGAAACAATAAAACTGGTTTGA
- the EEF1AKNMT gene encoding eEF1A lysine and N-terminal methyltransferase isoform X1: MKTPEGTSGLSVVGFLGGGEGFRDCLPVASAMEALRLLPRDARDFASSEYWDGFFRKRGERAFEWYGEWSGLGPTLGRYLRPRDSILVVGCGNSQLSEQLYDEGHHDIVSVDINERVVKQMQERSTQLRPKMTYMVMDVLQMDFPDEHFQVVFDKGTLDALLTDEEETTLNRAERMFAEIGRVLQFGGRYLCVSLAQAHVLKAAVEYFSRKGWMVRVHQVPGQKTGPSEQEFALPVFVYVMTKLRPVPGSVLCILELSTEAQEKPARFKNSEHLIDAVKERQHYSLLQNQLNKNSNVGTISLDLCSKDTGRARYTLHVVHSPKVKVSQDKQFAIFIIPQGRETEWLFGTEEGRKQLAVSAGFWRLVTVALHRNQHYDNMGAIQAELSEKVMELAPAGLPAQQQVPFLSVDGDIGIRTIQHTDTSPFSGEYVIEDVKGSGAFYFRRLIFLSNRNIVQSEARLSSRGSHKGNKQKPKKKKKVAPRDHFKSDAEAACPAIDKSYLCCAHHRTMVAGLCLLKNPEGLPQAQIHMLVIGLGGGSLPLFLHDYFLQCSVDVVEIDSAMLEVATRWFGFSPGDRLKIHIADGLVYVADLTAKAPSSYDVIMFDVDSKDSTLGISCPPPAFVEKTFLQKVRTLLKTEGIFILNLVCRDSLLRGSVLADLKETFPVLYAQKIEGEVNEVIFCQQQGKVKLSSRELQEKGQILEKALQQPGQEWDSTYILADMLETIKLV; this comes from the exons ATGAAGACCCCCGAGGGCACTTCCGGTTTGAGTGTTGTTGGTTTTttaggggggggagagggcttcCGGGATTGCCTTCCCGTGGCTTCAGCTATGGAGGCGTTGCGGTTGCTACCCAGAGACGCTCGAGACTTCGCTTCGTCGGAGTATTGGGACGGGTTCTTTCGGAAGCGAGGCGAGCGCGCCTTTGAGTGGTACGGGGAGTGGTCGGGACTCGGGCCGACTTTGGGGCGGTACCTGCGCCCGCGGGACTCG ATTCTTGTTGTTGGCTGTGGTAATTCACAACTCAGTGAGCAGCTGTATGATGAAGGCCATCACGATATCGTCAGTGTGGACATTAACGAACGGGTTGTTAAGCAGATGCAGGAACGCAGCACACAACTGAGGCCCAAAATGACTTACATGGTAATGGATGTACTGCAAATGGATTTCCCTGATGAGCATTTCCAGGTGGTGTTTGATAAAGGCACTCTTGATGCTCTCCTGACTGATGAAGAAGAAACCACTCTGAATAGAGCTGAAAGAATGTTTGCTGAAATTGGCCGTGTCTTGCAATTTGGGGGGCGTTACCTATGTGTCTCCTTGGCTCAGGCGCACGTATTGAAGGCAGCCGTGGAATATTTCTCTCGGAAAGGTTGGATGGTTCGAGTACATCAAGTCCCTGGCCAGAAAACAGGACCTTCAGAACAAGAATTTGCTTTGCCTGTCTTTGTTTATGTTATGACAAAGTTAAGACCAGTCCCTGGCTCAGTTTTATGCATTTTGGAGCTCTCTACGGAAGCCCAAGAGAAACCTGCCCGGTTCAAGAACAGCGAGCATCTAATTGATGCAGTGAAGGAGAGGCAACACTATTCTCTGCTGCAGAATCAACTCAATAAGAACTCCAATGTAGGGACCATCTCTCTGGATCTCTGCAGCAAAGACACTGGCCGAGCCCGGTATACTTTACATGTAGTGCATAGCCCAAAGGTGAAAGTGTCACAGGACAAACAATTTGCCATCTTTATCA TCCCACAGGGCAGAGAAACTGAGTGGCTCTTTGGGACGGAGGAGGGACGGAAGCAGTTGGCCGTGAGTGCAGGATTTTGGCGTCTGGTAACTGTGGCCCTACATAGAAATCAACACTATGACAAcatgggagccatccaggcagaactGTCAGAAAAAGTGATGGAACTGGCCCCCGCTGGGCTTCCAGCTCAGCAGCAG GTGCCATTTCTGTCTGTGGACGGAGACATTGGGATCCGCACCATCCAGCATACTGATACTAGTCCTTTTAGCGGGGAGTATGTTATTGAAGACGTCAAAGGAAGTGGTGCTTTCTATTTCCGTCGCCTCATCTTCCTCAGCAACAGGAATATAGTGCAGTCCGAAGCAAGGCTTTCATCCAGGGGATCCCACAAAG GTAACAAGCAGAagccgaagaagaagaagaaagttgcCCCTAGGGACCATTTCAAATCTGATGCTGAAGCTGCCTGTCCGGCCATTGACAAAAGTTACTTGTGTTGTGCTCACCACAGAACTATGGTTGCAGGACTGTGCTTGCTGAAAAACCCTGAAGGTCTTCCAC AAGCCCAGATCCACATGCTTGTGATTGGCCTGGGTGGTGGcagcctccccctcttccttcatgACTACTTCCTGCAGTGCTCTGTTGATGTAGTGGAGATTGATTCTGCCATGCTGGAAGTGGCTACCCGCTGGTTTGGTTTCTCACCAGGAGACAGACTAAAAATCCACATTGCAGATGGCTTAGTTTACGTCGCCGATCTTACAGCAAAAG cTCCATCATCTTATGACGTAATAATGTTTGATGTGGATAGCAAGGACTCAACTTTGGGAATAAGCTGCCCACCACCAGCCTTTGTGGAGAAAACCTTTCTTCAGAAAGTGAGAACGCTTTTGAAAACAGAAG GCATTTTTATTCTCAATCTGGTatgtcgagatagcttgcttcgaGGATCTGTTTTGGCTGACCTCAAAGAGACTTTCCCTGTACTTTACGCTCAGAAGATTGAAGGGGAAGTAAATGAGGTCATCTTTTGCCAACAGCAGGGTAAAGTCAAATTATCTTCCAGAGAACTTCAAGAGAAAGGTCAGATTTTGGAGAAGGCACTTCAGCAACCTGGGCAAGAATGGGATAGCACTTATATCCTGGCCGATATGCTGGAAACAATAAAACTGGTTTGA